CAGGCCGGCATCGAGCCGACCGAGCTCGCCGAGTTCGTGGTCGAGGCGTGTACGGGCATGCAGACCTACTCCGCCGTGGCCAGCGAGGCGCGGGCGGACCTCGTCGACCGGGTGGTGCGGATGTGGCGGCTGCTGATGCCGGGCATCGCCGTGCCGACCGTCATCGCCCGCACCGAGGTGAACCCCGCCCGCGCGCAGACCGCCGTCCTGGTCGCCGCGTCCTCGGCGGCCTCCTCCGCCGCGGCGGTCGCCTGACCGGTGCCCGCGCGGGGCCCCGGGCCGGTCCGGGGCCCGTTGTCAGACCCCTCGGCGAAGATCGCCGCATGACGACGACCACCGCCGAAACCCTGGCCACCCGCGACGAGTACGCCGGCGCCATCGCCGCCGCCCTGCGGGCCTCCGCCGCCTACTACGGCACCGGCGGATCGGCCCTGGACGACGCCTCGTTCGACCTGCTCATGGGGCTGATACAGGCCTACGAGGAGCGGTACCCCGAGCACACGGACCCGGCCTCCCCCACCGGCAAGGTGGCCGGCGGCGCCGTGCCGGCCGGGGAGGTCGCGCACACGACGGCGCTGCTCTCGCTCTCCAACGCCTTCGGCCCCGAGGACCTCCTCGGCTGGGAGGCCTCGCTGGTGCGCCGGCTCGGGGCGCCCGTGAGCGGCGGGTTCGTCGTCGAGCCCAAGCTGGACGGCGCTTCGCTGGCAGCGCGGTACCGGCGCGGCAGGCTGGTCCGGCTCGTCACCCGCGGCAACGGCGCCGGCGGCGAGGACGTGTCGCACGCCATCGGCACCCTCGTGGGCCTGCCTCCGGAGCTGGCCGTGGACGCCACCTTCGAGGTGCGCGGCGAAGTCCTGCTGACGGCCGAGCAGTTCGCCCGGGCGAACGCGACGCGCGCCGAACACGGGGCCGGCCCGTTCTCCAACGCGCGCAACGGCGCGGCGGGCACCCTGCGGGCCAAGGGCCGCCCGTACACGGTGGAGATGTCCTTCTGGGCGTTCGGCGCGGTGGCGCTCGACGGCGGCGCGCCCCTGCCCGGCGCCACCCACGCGGAGGTGATGGCGTACGTGGCCGGCACGGGTGTGCGCACGGCGGCCGACACCCCGGCCGGGCTGTCGGTGACCGCCACCGTCGCCGGGGCGCAGGAGCACGTGGAGCGGATCGCGGCGCTGCGCGGCGCTCTGCCGTTCGGGATCGACGGGGTCGTGGTGAAACTGAACGGCCTGGCCGAACAGGAGGCGGCCGGCTCCGGCTCCCGCCACCCGCACTGGGCGACCGCGTACAAGCTGCCGGCGGTGGAGCGGCGGACCCGGCTGCTGGACGTGACCTGGTCGGTGGGGCGCACGGGCGTGCTCGCGCCCACCGCCGTGCTGGAGCCGGTGGAGGTGGACGGCTCCGTGGTGCGGCACGCGACGCTGCACAACCCGGCGGACATCGGGCGCCGCGACCTGCGCATCGGCGACACGGTGACCGTCTACAAGGCGGGGGACGTCATCCCGCGCGTCGAGGCCCCCGTGGTCGAGCTGCGCACCGGCGAGGAGCGGCCGGTCGAGCCGCCGCGGGTGTGCCCGGGATGCCAGGGGGAGGTGGACCGCTCCCAGGAGCGGTGGCGCTGCGCCCGGCCCGCCGACTGCGGCCGCATCGCGGCGATCCTGTACGCGGCCGGACGCGACCGGCTCGACATCGACGGGCTGGGCGAGCGGTACGTACGGGCGCTGGTGGAGGCGGGGGACGTCCGGGACGTGGCGGACCTGTTCGCGCTGGACCACGCGCGACTGGCCGCGGCGGCCGGGAGCGGGAAGCGGGCCGCGAAGCTGCTGGAGCAGATCGGGGCCGCGAGGGCCAGGCCGCTGTCGCGGGTGCTGTGCGCGCTCGGGCTCGTGGGCACGGGGCGGGGGATGTCCCGGCGGATCGCGCGGCACTTCGGGACGATGGACGCAGTCCGGGCCGCCGACGCGGCGGCCATGACGGCGGTGGAACTGGTCGGTGACGTCAAGGCCGCCGGGATCGTCGCCCAGCTCGCGGAGCTCGGAGGGGTGATCGACAAGCTCGCGGCGGCCGGGGTCAACCTCGCGGAACCGCAGTCCGCCGCCGCGCCGGGCGACGGCCCGCTCACCGGCCAGACCGTGGTGGTCACGGGCCGGATGACGGGTGCGCTGGCCGCCTACGACACCCGGGACAAGGTCCGCGCACTGATCGAGCGGGCCGGCGGCACGTCGTCGAGCGCCGTCTCGGGCCGGACCACGCTGCTCGTGGCGGGCGAGAGGGCGGGCGGCAAGGTCGCCAAGGCCGAGGCGGCGGGCATCGGCATCCTCACCGAGGCGGCCTTCGCCGACCGCATCGCGGGCGTCCTGAGCCGGACCGGGGAGAGCGTTTAGGCACCGCCCGCGCGGTGCGCCGCCGGGGGTGGGGTGACCGTCAGGACGGGGGCGGTCGACGAGGTCCATCGGTGGTCGCAGGGCTCGAAGACCAGGACCACGGGCAGGCCGGGGCGCTGGCGCCAGGAGATGCGTTCCGGTCTCTCGTCGCATACCGGACAGCACGGCAGCGGACTCGGCTCCGGCGGGACCGCGGGGGCGGCCACCAGCGGCGTGCGGTGCGGATCGCGCATGGGGGCTCCCTGGTCGTGCGGTTGGACTGATCGCACTGTGCCATGGACAAGGCCCGGTCCGCACGGGCGAATCGTCCAGGGTTCCGGCTGGTCAGGGGTTCGGGCGGCCGGAGTGTTCCGGTGCTTTCACGGACACTCGGCGATCAACCGCTCCCCGCCGCGCCCCTCACCTGGCCCGATGCGTACGCCGCCGCGGCGGCCGGACCTCGGCGGTCCGCCGCGCGGCGCCCGCACGCGCGAGGGCGCCGGCGCGCGCAGGACCGTGCGTACGGCGTCCTGCGCCCGCCGGCGCCCTCGGGGTCCGGCCGGCGGCCCGGTCTCACCCTGGACTTCAGGGTGAGGGTCGGGCGCGGTGCGGTGGATCAGGCCAGTTTGTCGACCTCGGGGTGGTCGGCCAGCCAGCCGCGCACGGCCTGCTGCTCCTTGCCCTTGCCGGTGTCCTGGATCTTGGCCTCCAGGCTGGTCAGCTGCTCCTCGGTGAGCTTGAAGGAGCGCAGCCACTCGGCGACCTTCGGCTCGTCGGAGGCGAAGCCCTTGCGGGCCAGGGTGTGGATGCCGTCGCCCTTGCCCCAGGCGCCCTTGGGGTCCTCCAGCTTGGTGAGCTCGTACGAGGAGTAGGCCCAGTGCGGGGACCAGAGGACGACCGCGACGGGCTCCTTCTTCTCGTAGGCGCGCTTCAGCTCGGCGAGCATGCCCGGGGTGGAGCCGTCGACGACCTTGTACTCCCCGTCGAGCCCGTACTCCCCCAGCACCTTGTCCTTGAGGATGGACATCTCGCCGGCGCTCGGCTCGATGCCGATGATCCGGCCCTTGAACCGGCCGGACTTGCCCTTGAGGTCGGCCAGCGAGCGGACGTCCTTCAGGTACGAGGGGACGGCCAGCTCCAGCGAGGTCGGCCCGTACCAGGAGCCGAGGTCCTCCAGCTTGTCGCCGTACTTCTCCCAGTACTGCGCGTGCGTCACGGGCAGCCAGGCGTCGGTCTGGAAGTCGAGCTGGCCGCCGGCCAGGCCGGTGTACAGGGCGCCGGCCTCCAGCTGCCGGGCGTCGACCTTGAAGCCGCGGCGCTCCAGGAGCTCCTTCCAGAGGAAGGTGGAGGCGATGCCCTCGTCCCAGGGGATGTAGCCGATCGAGACGGTGCGGCCCTTCCCGATGTCGTCGGCGCCGGCCGGGCCGGACTCGTCGCTGCCGCCGAAGGTGCTCATGCCGCCGGCCACGAGGGCCAGGACGACGGCGCCGGTGACGGCGTACGCGGGCTGGGGGCGGTGGTTCCACACCTTGGCGGCGCCGGTCGCGGCGGACCGGGCCTTGGCGAGGGCACGGCGGCCCAGCGGGGAGACCTGGCGGCCGAGGGCGCCGGTCATCCGGTCCAGGTACATGGCGAGGATGACGATGGAGATGCCGGCCTCGAAGCCGAGGCCGATGTCGACGTTGCCGATGGCGCGGTAGACGGCGCCGCCGAGCCCGCCGCCGCCGACCATGCCGGCGATGACGACCATGGACAGGCCCAGCATGATGACCTGGTTGATGCCGGCCATGATCGTCGGCAGGGCCAGCGGGAGCTGGACGCGCACGAGCGTGTCGCGCGGGGTGGTGCCGAAGGCGTCGGCGGCCTCGACGAGGTCGGCGTCGACCTGGCGGATGCCGAGCTCGGTCATCCGGACGCCGGGCGGCAGCGAGAAGATGATGGTCGCGATGATGCCGGGGACGACGCCCACACCGAAGAAGATGATGCCGGGGATCAGGTAGACCATGGCGGGCATGGTCTGCATGAAGTCCAGGACGGGTCGCAGCACGGCGCTGACCCGGTCTGAGCGCGAGGCCCAGATGCCGAGCGGGATCGCGAAGACCAGGGTGACCAGGGTGGCGACCAGGACCAGGGAGAGCGTGGACATCGCGTCG
Above is a window of Streptomyces subrutilus DNA encoding:
- a CDS encoding ABC transporter permease/substrate binding protein, with the translated sequence MPRLHLGDWVDSGVDFLQRHLSWLFDAISTLVTGLYDGIDAVLSAPAPLLFAGILAVGAWWLRGLLAGLLAFAGFALVDSVDLWSDAMSTLSLVLVATLVTLVFAIPLGIWASRSDRVSAVLRPVLDFMQTMPAMVYLIPGIIFFGVGVVPGIIATIIFSLPPGVRMTELGIRQVDADLVEAADAFGTTPRDTLVRVQLPLALPTIMAGINQVIMLGLSMVVIAGMVGGGGLGGAVYRAIGNVDIGLGFEAGISIVILAMYLDRMTGALGRQVSPLGRRALAKARSAATGAAKVWNHRPQPAYAVTGAVVLALVAGGMSTFGGSDESGPAGADDIGKGRTVSIGYIPWDEGIASTFLWKELLERRGFKVDARQLEAGALYTGLAGGQLDFQTDAWLPVTHAQYWEKYGDKLEDLGSWYGPTSLELAVPSYLKDVRSLADLKGKSGRFKGRIIGIEPSAGEMSILKDKVLGEYGLDGEYKVVDGSTPGMLAELKRAYEKKEPVAVVLWSPHWAYSSYELTKLEDPKGAWGKGDGIHTLARKGFASDEPKVAEWLRSFKLTEEQLTSLEAKIQDTGKGKEQQAVRGWLADHPEVDKLA
- the ligA gene encoding NAD-dependent DNA ligase LigA, whose product is MTTTTAETLATRDEYAGAIAAALRASAAYYGTGGSALDDASFDLLMGLIQAYEERYPEHTDPASPTGKVAGGAVPAGEVAHTTALLSLSNAFGPEDLLGWEASLVRRLGAPVSGGFVVEPKLDGASLAARYRRGRLVRLVTRGNGAGGEDVSHAIGTLVGLPPELAVDATFEVRGEVLLTAEQFARANATRAEHGAGPFSNARNGAAGTLRAKGRPYTVEMSFWAFGAVALDGGAPLPGATHAEVMAYVAGTGVRTAADTPAGLSVTATVAGAQEHVERIAALRGALPFGIDGVVVKLNGLAEQEAAGSGSRHPHWATAYKLPAVERRTRLLDVTWSVGRTGVLAPTAVLEPVEVDGSVVRHATLHNPADIGRRDLRIGDTVTVYKAGDVIPRVEAPVVELRTGEERPVEPPRVCPGCQGEVDRSQERWRCARPADCGRIAAILYAAGRDRLDIDGLGERYVRALVEAGDVRDVADLFALDHARLAAAAGSGKRAAKLLEQIGAARARPLSRVLCALGLVGTGRGMSRRIARHFGTMDAVRAADAAAMTAVELVGDVKAAGIVAQLAELGGVIDKLAAAGVNLAEPQSAAAPGDGPLTGQTVVVTGRMTGALAAYDTRDKVRALIERAGGTSSSAVSGRTTLLVAGERAGGKVAKAEAAGIGILTEAAFADRIAGVLSRTGESV